The DNA region GACCTGCGGGACATCACAGAAGAAGTTATCCAGCTGATTTGGGCCACAGAATGGCAAGTGAAGGATGAGAGCTACCTGGATAATGGAGTGGACAAAGCCCCCAAACCACAAAGCCAACAATAATGCACAGCAGGCCCTAGGGCTCATGACAGTTGAATAGTGTAAAGGCTGACATATGGCAATGTAGCGGTCAAATGCCATCACAATAAGAAGTAACCCCTCCCCTCCTCCAAGGAAGTGCAAGAAGAAGAGCTGAGTGATACAGCATCTGTAGGAAATCACCTTCTTCTCAGAGAGGAAGTCTGCCAGCATCCTGGGAGCCACAATGAAGGAGTAGGATGCATCCAGGAAGGCCAGGTTGCCCAGGAAGAAGTAGAGTGGGGCTGAGAGACCAGGGTCTGATTTGATGGTGAGGATGATAAGGAAATTTCCAGGGAGGATTATGAGGTAGAAAATAAAGATCAACACAAAGACCAGCAGCTGAATAGGTCGAGATTGGGTAAGACCAAGAAGGATGAATTCTGTCACCAATGTGCTGTTTCTTATCTCCATTTCTTTTGCCTACAGAACATCAAGGAGGGGAGAGTTTATTTCCATCTATTTCATATGCACCACAGTTCTTCTCAAACCAAAAGCAAGATAGTTCACATTCATGTTAAACCATTATTTTCCCACAAGCTAAGAAATCTCTTCTATCCTcattcttctaaattttattactGCCAACACCTAGGTCCCTAACCCATATTCTTCTTCCACTTCAATCCTGTGCTTCTATCTAACTGTTCTCTCATGTAGAACTCTGTTCCTAATTTGCTTGAGACATATTAAAATTTtcctaataaaaaaattaacccCAGTTAttgaggttttttggtttttattggaaTGTGGTGAGGAAATTGACAGCAGAGAGGAATATTGGCATTTTTAAGGTGACTgaaatattccataatttattgtAGTGGTTGTGCACGTATATTGTGAAGACTTGAATTATACAACAATGGTACGTATCCTATATGTAAATTGATCTTAGGAATgttgatctaaaaagaaaaaaatagaagttaGGTTTAGTCTTGGGTAAAAGAAGTTGGGTTTTATCTCTTGCAAACTGGCAAGGTCCTGAGGGGGCAAGTGTAGACAAACATGAAAGGTCCAAACGTGAGAAATATAATGATTATGTGAGTTGTACATGTGGACAAAGCCTTGCTCTTTCCTTCAGCAGTGGACCTACGTACATGGCAGAAGATGACTGAATAGGAGATCAAAAAGATTATCAAACAGAAGAAGATAAGCAAGCCATTTTTGAAGACTATAATGAGTTTCACCACAAAGATGTCTGTGCAGGCCAGCTTGATGACCTGTAGGATGTCACAGAAGAAGTTATCCAGTTGGCTTGAGCCACAGAAGGGCAATCAAACCTTCAAGCTggtttaaataaaaagaatatttgtCACTCTGGTCTGAAATAAGGATCTGAGTATCAGCATGGTAGTTCCAACTTGAGGATGCATACCCCATGGGATGAACATGCTGATTTATTGGTATGAAAACAATAGTAGAATTCCTATATGTATATTGTTATATCCCATTCTTTTAAgttctatatatttttaagttttacaGTTTATAAATAATCATGTATAATTAAACctggaaaatatatacatatatctgtgtTGATGGTATGTACTCAAAAATGTTATTGTTGAGGTGAAAAATTATAAAAGCTTGAATACTCTTAATTAAGCTAGAGCAAAATGTAACAATGTTTTACATGTTTTCAGTTAAAATATACACTTGTTGTAAAATACTGTCATGGAATATGGGGTGCAAGGAGGAGTACGTCCATTGGCTTTATTGAAAGGGAAGATAgaatgaaagagaacagaaaggaagaagaaggaagagaggaacaaTAAAGGCCAAAACTAGAACTCAAAGGAACTATTTACAATGTCATTTAAGCCTCATCTATTCAAAACATCAGATTGTCTGCTTTGTGTATATTTAAGCCCAAAAATGACTCATTAATGTATATGCAAAGTGGAAATCATAAAAGAGATTCTTAACATCACATAGCATATGTATAtatccaagaggtcggcagttcaaatccaccaggcacttcttggaaactctatggggcagttctactttgtcctacagggtcgctatgagtcggaatcgactcgatggcagtgggtagcaTATATGTGTCATCAATGCACACACAAAGCACACACACTGTGTCTTAATCAAACTTGAAGTATGAATGTGTATGTATGGTGCCATTGAAAATAGCATTTttgttcctcctttttttttttttttttgcatttcaacactCATTAGCCTCaacttttattttattactatGCATAAAAGCTGCTGATAGACAAGTGACTCAGGAATCCCTAAGTTGTGTGCATCTGCATCTGGAACTCTATTTTACAGTTGCTTATTTCACACACAGGAATTGAAGCTGTCTTCAGGACATAGATGAAGCTTTTAAGTATCTCATGTTAAGATCTACAGGCTTTTTCACTCTGTCTTGTGTTTTATTTCCTATCTTCCACATCGGTTCTCCTATTGACTCCTCCTTATAATTGTTATTAGTTGCAttgagttggctcagactcatggccccCTTATCTATTACAGTaggaaatgttgcctagtcctgtgccatctttcagATCATTGGCATGTTAGAATCTATGGACTCCTTAGCAGATGAGATTCATTGCCATCTACCATCCTTGATTCACTCTGTCCCTTCATCCCGTTTCCCTCTGTGTACCTTTGTGGTACCTGGAATTCTTACATCATTCTCATAAACAGAAGATATATGGTCAGTTAGAAGACATTAGGGAAAACGAAGCAAGTccctgaaaaaataaaagcacagaaATCTCTGCAGAGACAAGCATTCTGCtctaactatatgaagaaaaagactGCTGTCAATGAAAGCTGAAACAGAAATCCGAATGCTGGCCACTGCCTTCACCCTATCTTTCCTTTTTAGCTGCTACAAAGATTCATCTGCTGCTGGTGAGGCTGGAGCAGGTGCGGGACAGAGAAGAGTGATGGAGATAAATGCAGACACACAGCCACCTGTGTGTGCTCGGAGTCCAGGCTGCTGTTAGAAGCTTCAAGCATGGAGACTGGATGGCCATCTAATTCCCCAGTTTCTCTTCATTATAATTTCTCATGCCtccttctttaatttttcttttattatctttCTTACCTTTCTCACTCCATCTTTGTAtatgtttttttaagttttatttgtaCATTTGAGTTGGCCTTGTTTCTCTattttatcttctcttttttctctctaatttttttctcaaattgtTCCCCTAATTTTTACCCAATTTCTCTATCATattacattttttcttcttcctttgatTTCTCCATATTATTTTAGTTTATCTTTTTTTCACTCTTCTTGTCTTCtctattcatttcttttattaaCTCCCACGTTTGCCTCCCCATTAATTCTGTGAAATCCACTACTGTTTTCTTTTGAAACAAGAGTGAGTGCAGTAGTTGCTTCCTAACTTTCTTCTCTCTAATGGATTATTCTaaaccttaaaaatatatattttacctttcagtACTTTTTGCCCTTTAATAATACACTCCTTCAAGTGTGATCACTTTTAATTATTTCCCATTTCTTCAGATATTTTGTGTGTGTAACtgatattaataaaaatagaCGATTTACCTTTTGATCAAAAGAGATTTCTGATtaatctattctattttttttaatagccaaatTATATTTAACAGAATTCCCAAAATGTGAATGTGATGTTGATTAGAATGTGGTATCTAgtttataaaatattaacatataGAATTACTAGTCACTGTGTGTTCTGAAAAATGTGGATGAAGTTAAAGTTAAATATTTAACTGATATCGATGTTGATGTCACCTCTAAAAGGCACTCTACAGGTATATGGAATCATTAGTGTCTGAATGGCCTGTGAATCTCTTTAAATGCTATGACTTTTAGGCAAAGTAATGACTGTCATAGAAAAAAACCCAGTTTGAGTGTCAGGCTGTCTAGGTTTAAGTTCTTGATTCTGCAATTTCTTAACCATCTGAGTTTGGAAAGATCACTCAATCTTCCTTCTCCTGAGTTTATTCACCATCTCACAGTGTTGATGCGAGAATCCAGAAAGATAAGGAAGATAGCAATAAGTAGCATATTCAAGTCTaattaaaccaaaactaaaccacgAATAATCTAGTTGCTAAGAGGAGCTTTGGTTTCTAAGGAGTAAAAGTATGGTAATAGATTCTTGGTCACTGGCTTTGGAGTTAATCCTTAGGGAAATAGTAACTGCATAAGTCTGTGAGGTTGTAGGAAATAAATTTGTGGAACTTTCACTTTTTAGCCAGTTGTCAAAGCCTTATATTGGTATGCTGggaccatttgtttaaaaataaaaaaaaaaaaaacctcccatccTAACTGAGTGTAGGAACAAGATCAGGGCAGGTCTTTTGCAAAATCATGAAGTCATTGAAGATTTTCTCTGCAATCTCAGCCTAGCATTTGTGGGCTGATTGTGAttttctttcccctcccctctttcattttataaatgataaaaaaaaaaaaaattaagaccaaGTATTAGCGTCCCCGGagtcctggtgtcatagtggttacgagcttggctgctaacaaaaaggtctgcagtttgagtccaccagccactccttggaaaccctatggggcaggtctactctatcctacaggttcgctatgagtcaaggTTGACTGGAaaacaacaggtttgcttttggttttattagcATCACCAAGGCTACTAGTATTTTAAGAAAAGCCTTATATGTACCCATTAAAGTAATTTTAAAtactagatgaaaaaaaaaagttgccattgagtagtttCTAACTCAAGGAGACCTCATGTGTCAGATTAGaaatgtgcttcatagggttttcagtgcctgtgacctttcagaagcagattgcctggcatttcttccaaggctcctgtgggtagattctaaccaccaaccttaggagctgagcacttaagcatttgcaccacccaggcaacTAGATCTATTTTCTTAAGAATAGATAAAATGTGCTGCTGTATTGCTAAATTCAGACCTCACATAGTAGTCTATTTCTACCTTAATTCTGCCTTCTATCCATTACATTCCACCACAGCAGATGTCCTACCTGAAGAGGTGAGATCTTTGTTtccatttctgccttcttttgttCCTTATAAATACGAAGAAGGAGAAAATGTTCACCTCTCTGGGGATTTAATACTACTCTCACAGCAGGCACTCACCTCCTTCTGATTGAAGGGACAAATGATTGCTCCTTCTTTTGTTCTTAAATATCTCTTTTCATGGGGTGGTGAGAGCTCTTACATTTTAAAATGCATGACCAATTTGTGATGCAATGGAGGACGTACTTGGGAATTTGAAGGCTACCACAAGCTGCAGAACACTTTCAGTGGGAATTATTAGAATGCCAGCAAGATGTAGCCAAGAAAAAGACTGGAGACTTGTAAGATGTAAATATTCAAATATATGTCAGATAAAGTTCACTGTGTCACTTCTGGGTTCTAAAATTAACATTCTATCAGTGATAGAGATAATGGATGTTTATTAGGCTTTCATGGGTAGAAAGCCAAGGGAAATTACTTTAAATAGCACAgtgcaatttaaaaagaaaatagtaaattATTTAATTGATGAGAAATCATTGATATATCAAGAAAAGAAGTAATGTGATCAAGTTGGTAATGTATTAGATTCAACATATACCTAGTGAAGAAGACATactcatgagaaaataaatgataCAAAGATTCCCCTGGAAAAATTCTTAAGGAGAAGAACTGCACTATGTAGAATGGACTGATTCTTTAAGAAGAGATGGCCTTCTAAATAGATACTATTGTAATCTTAGTATTCGTTGTAATTCATTTTAGAAAtaagtttctccttttttttatgctctgctaggagtccctgagtggctcaagcagttaagtgttcaactgctcacctaaaggttgtcagtttgaacccactcacaggtatctcagaagaaacacctggaAATCTGGTCTGATTCCAAAAATTGGCCTTAAAAGCTGTGAGAAATGTaggtctgctctgcacacatgggattgccatgagtccaaatcaatttGAGaaaaactggttttttgtttgttttttggttttgggtttgttgttgtttgtttttgatttatgCTCTGCTAAAGCCAGAATAATACtcttaaacagaagaaaaataattgagtCATGAAAGTGGAAGGTaagataatttaaattttaattgactcaacatttttaaaagattattctgGCTACTGAATGAAGGCTAAAAGTGCAAGCAAAAAAGGCCACTTAAGGAGCATGCGAAATACTATATGAAAGAGATAATGATGGCTTAGGCTAATGGGTACAAGAgaagatgaaagaatattttaGATGTGAGATATATTTTGGAGAAAGAGCAAGTGGGACTTGTTGATGGACTGGATATGAGAGGTGAGGATGCAAGAATGACCTGGATTTTCAATGGCAGTACTGTGTGAGTGGTGGTGGAATTCACAAAAATCAGGACAACTGAAACACATGAGGGTTGTAAATTAAGCAGTCTGCTTTAAACGtactttgtttttcaattttatttagtttCTGAATCACGAATGTATTCACAAGTTTCAAAaaatcaaaaagtaaaaaaaaattgtgaacagTGAGAGATCTCCCATTTCATTCCCCACATGTCCATTTTCCCCACACTTCACAACAGAAGACTAATATTATTAATTATTGTCTTTCAAGAAAGAACATGCCTTTACAAGTGTTAATATAAATTCCTGTTTATTTtactaaattataatttatattaaaatatacagATCTAAGTGTTGATAAGTTTTTATAAATGGATACATTTGAATAATCGCCACCCAAAACAACACATGGAATATTCCCATCACTCCATAAAGTTGTTTTGTGCCCCTGGCTATCCCCCTACCAACATCATCACCACTACCTCGGGCTACCATTCTCTAATTCCTAACAGCATATAAAAATAGTTTTGCCTTTCCTTGGATTTCTTAAAAATAGAATCATATGACAAGTATTCTTTCATTTCTGCTTTTTTACTCATCATTGTGTATTTGAGATTCATGCATGCTGTTGCATTCCCTGCAGTTGTGCCTTTGAATTGCTGAATTTTATGAATGTATATAATCTGAAGTttttatcattgttatgcttttgTGAACAATTGGATTCTTTCAAATCTTAAGCTATGAATAAAGTCTCTATGAACATTCTAATTAAAGTCATTTTGTGgacatgtgtttttatttctcttggctaACTACTTGGAATTAGAGTTACTAGATCATAAGGTAgatgtatgtttaactttgtaagaaattgCTATTCAGCTTTCCAAAGTAGTtgaaccattttaaattcccagctGCAAGTAGGGAAAGTCAAGTTGTTCTACTGGCTCACCAACATTTGGTattgctactctttttttttttaattaacttttattgagcttcaagtgaacatttacaaatcaagtcagtctgtcacatataagtttacatacatcttactccgtactcccacttgctctccccctaatgagtcaacccttccagtctctcctttcctgacaattttgccagcttcccactctctctatcctcccatcccccctccagacaggagatgccaacacaatctcaagtgtccacctgatataattagctcactcttcatcagcatctctctcccactcactgaccagtccctttcatgtctggtgagttgtcttcggggatggttcctgtcctgtgccaacagaaggtctggggaccatggccaccggattcctctagtctcagtcagaccattaattatggtctttttatgagaatttggggtctgcatcccactgatctcctgctccctcaggggttctctgttgtgctccctgtcagggtagtcatcaattgtggccgggcaccaactagctcttctggtctcaggatgatgcaggtctctggttcatgtggccctttctgtctcttgggctcttagttgtcttgtgaccttggtgttcttcattcccctttgctccaggtgagttgagaccaattgatgcatcttagatggccgcttgttagcatttaagaccccagacaccacatttcaaagtgggatgcagaatgttttcataatagaattattttgc from Elephas maximus indicus isolate mEleMax1 chromosome 10, mEleMax1 primary haplotype, whole genome shotgun sequence includes:
- the LOC126083931 gene encoding olfactory receptor 4N4C-like, with translation MEIRNSTLVTEFILLGLTQSRPIQLLVFVLIFIFYLIILPGNFLIILTIKSDPGLSAPLYFFLGNLAFLDASYSFIVAPRMLADFLSEKKVISYRCCITQLFFLHFLGGGEGLLLIVMAFDRYIAICQPLHYSTVMSPRACCALLLALWFGGFVHSIIQVALILHLPFCGPNQLDNFFCDVPQVIKLACADTFVVELLMVFNSGLLTLLCFLGLLVSYAVILFHVHRSSSEGKSKALSTCTTHIIIIFLMFGPSIFIYTRPFRALPADKEVAFFHTVIFPLMNPVIYTLRNQEVKISIRRLLSRHVMC